The genomic stretch TGCGTGACCGATTCGAGACGTCGCCGCGCCACGTCCGGCATCGGGGGAGGGCGCCGTGGCGCGTACCGGTCGCGGTAGGTTGCCGAGTCATGGCCACCACCGCCGACGTCCGTCAGGAACTCGCCCGACTCGCCGATCCGGCCCGCGCCACCGGTGTGAGCCGGTACCTCCGGATGTTTCCCGGCGGCTACGGCGAGGGCGACCGGGCCATCGGCGTCACCGTGCCGCAGCAGCGCCGGGTCGCCGGCCGGTACTGGCGCGACCTGTCCCTGGCCGACACGGCAACACTGCTGACCGGCGACGTACACGAGGAGCGGTTGACGGCGGTCTTCATCCTGGTGCGGAAGTTCGGCAAGGCCGACGAGCGGGAACGCGGCCGGATCGTCGAGCTGGTCCTGGCCCACACCGGCCACCTGAACAACTGGGACCTGGTGGACTCCTGCGCGCCGTACATCGTCGGGCCGTGGCTGCTCGACAAGGACCGCGACGTCCTGGACCGGCTGGCCGGATCGCGTCTGGTCTGGGACCGACGGATCGCCGTGATGGCCACCCTCGCGTTCATCAAGGCCGACGACCACGCGTGGACGTTCCGGCTCGCCGAACGGCTCCTGCGCGACCCGCACGACCTCGTGCACAAGGCGGTCGGCTGGATGCTGCGCGAGGTGGGCAAACGGGACCGGGCGGCGGAGGAGGAGTTCCTGGCCCGGCACTACCGGGCCATGCCCCGGGTCATGCTGCGCTACGCGATCGAGAAGTTTCCGCCGCAGCGCCGGAAGGAGTATCTGTCCGGCCTGGTCGCGTGACCGAAGGCGGCACGGCGGGTTCGCGTTGTTGCCCTGCTGACCACCGAATGGCCGTCACGTCGGCCCACCACCGCCCGAAGTCCATCGATTATCTTGCATGCATCGATCCTGCTCGTGTATGAAGACTGAGCAATCGTTAAGGTTCCGGTCTCCTGGGAGGAGCGACGATGACACACGCCCCACGCCGCCTGCGCACGCTGGCGGTCATGCTCAGCGCCTGCACACTCGGGCTGAGCCTGCTGTCGGCACCAGCCGAGGCGTACTCGGCGCCACCTCTCGCGCCGCAGTCCGAGCGCGCCCCCGAATCGGAGCAGTTCGTGGCCGAGGGTGTGACGACCGTCGGCGAGCTGCGCACCGTGGCCGGCACGCTGTCGTACGCCCGTGACGGCCGGACCCAGGTCATCCACCATCCCGGCGCCACCTACGTCAAGGTGCACTTCAGCTCGCTGCGACTCGGCCCCGGCGAGTACGTCACCGTGGCCAGCCCCGACGGCCGGGAGAGCCACCGGTACGACCGCCACCTGAACCGGGCCACCGGCTCGGACTACACCACCGACGGGCGGCCGGGCTTCTGGGCCATGTCCGTCGAGGGCGACACCGCCGTGGTGACGTTGCACAGCACCCGCGCCAACCGGGGCAGCGCCGCCACCATCGACCAGTTCTGGCGCGGCTACGACCGCACCGAGATCGCCGCGCACAACTTCTCGACCCAGTCCGTGTGCAGCACCGACGCCCGCCGCGACGTGGTCTGCTACCGGACCAGCCACCCCACCGAGTTCGCCCGGGGCAACGCGGTGGCCCGACTGCTGATCAGCGGCGGCGGGTCGTGCACCACCTGGCGGGTCGGCAACACCAACCGGATGCTGACCAACAAGCACTGCTTCTCGACGCAGTCGGCGGTCAGCGGCAGCGAGATGCAGTTCAACTACCAGTGCGCCACCTGCGGCGGCGCGAACCCCGGCCCCGGCACCAAGGTCAGCGGCGCCACGCTCTACCGGGTGAGCAGCGGCGGCTCCAACCAGCTCGACTACGCCCTCTACTCGGTGAACAACTTCGCCGCCATCCAGGGCTTCGGCACGCTCTACCTGGCGACGACCGCCACCACCACCGGCACCCAGATGTACATTCCCGGGCACGGTGACGGCAGCCCGAAGCGCCTGTCCATCTTCGAGAACGCCCAGAACGGCCCGCGCTGCACCGTCCGGAACGCGAACTACAACACCTGGAACATCAGCTACAGCTGCGACACCTCCGGCGGCAACTCGGGCTCGCCGGTGCTGGACAGCAGCCACCGGGTGATTGCCCTGCACCACCTCGGCGGCTGCCCGTCCAACCAGGGCGCGAAGGCGCACCTGATCTACAACGAGATCGCCAGTCTGATCGACAACGGCTGACCCCCGCAGCACCACAGGCGACCCGGCAGGTCGCCGCCGACACCGGCGGCGACCAACGCCGGGTTCTCCGCTGTCCCGGACCCACGCGCCACGGCTAATTAGGTTTGCCTAAGCTAAGGTGCTGGGATGCCGGACGGGAGGGAACTCATGACGACGGTGGTAGAAGCCGAGGGGTTGGTGAAGACCTTCGGTCAGGTTCGCGCACTGAACGAGTTGTCGCTCACCATCGAGGGGGGCACGATCTTCGGGCTGCTCGGCCCGAACGGCGCCGGCAAGACCACGGCCATCAACGTTTTCACCACCCTGCTGGCGGCCGAGTCGGGCCGGGCGGTGGTCGCCGGTCACGACGTCGCGGCAGAACCGGCCCGGGTCCGGGAGGTGATCGGGGTGACGGGCCAGTTCGCCGCGCTCGACGACAACCTCACCGGTCTGGAGAACCTGGTGCTGTTCGGCCGGTTGATGAAACTGAACCGGGCCCAGGCCCGCGCCCGCGCGAAGGAACTGCTCGATCGTTTCGATCTGGCCGACGCCGCTGACCGCCGGACCGGGACGTACTCGGGCGGGATGCGGCGGCGGCTGGACCTCGCGGCATCACTGACCCGCGAGCCGGTGGTGCTGTTCCTGGACGAACCGACGACCGGACTGGACCCGCGCAGCCGGATGGCGTTGTGGGACACCGTGCGGCACCTGCGGGACAGCGGCATCACCATCCTTCTCACCACGCAGTACCTCGCCGAGGCCGACGAACTGGCCGATCGGATCGCCGTGATCGACCACGGCCGGGTCGTGGCCGAGGGCACCGCAGCCGATCTCAAGCGCCGCGCCGGTGGCTCGGTCTGTCACATCACGCTGCCTGACGCCGCCGATCGCGAGCGGGTCGGCGGCGTCCTCGCCCCGCTGGGCGAGGTGAGTATCCTCTCCGACGGCGTCAGTCTGCCCGCCGACGGGCCGGAGACACTCGTGGCCGTGGTCCAGCGGATCGAGGCCGCTCGGAGTGAGGCCCTGTCCGGCGTCCAGATCGAGGATATCGGGCTGCGTCGTCCGACCCTGGACGACGTCTTTCTACGCCTCACCGGTGCCGGTGAGGCGCCCGGAGTCACCGAGCCGACGCAGGCCGCCCGATGAGCGCCGATGCGGTGGTACTCGCCGGACGACACCTGCGTCTGATGGCACGCCGACCGGCCTCGGTCCTCGGTGCCGTGGTGTTTCCGCTGATCTTCGCGCTGCTGTTCTTCACCGTCTTCGGACGGGTGATGGAGCGGGCCGGCTACGACTACGTCTTCTACCTGCTCCCGGCGGTCATCGTGCAGGCGTGCTTCTTCACCGCCATGGCCAGCGCGGTGCTCTCCGCCGAGGATACGACCGGTGGGACGTTACGACGGTTGCGGACCATGCCGGTGAACCGCTCCGCCCCGATACTCGGCCTGCTCACGGCCGCTGTCACCCGGGCGGCAGTGTCGATGGTGGTCCTCGTTCCGCTCGCACTGGCGCTGGGATTCCGGTTCCGCGGTTCCTTCCTGGCCACCGCTGGGTTCGTGGTGCTCCTCCTGGCATTCGCGGCTGCGCTGTGCACGTGTTTCATCGCCATGGGGCTGGCGCTGCGCCGGGTCGAGGCCGTGCAGCCGGCGGTCAACCTCGTGTACTTTCCGTTCCTGCTACTGTCCAGCGCATTCGCGCCGGCGTCAGCCTTCCCGGCCTGGCTGTGCCCGGTGGTCGAACACCAGCCGGTCAGCCGGGTCCTCGACGCTTCCCGAGCCCTGGCCGACACTGGCGTGGCTGTGGCTCGCCCACTGCTGTTCGCCGGGCTCTGGCTGGCCGCCCTGACGGTCCTGGGCCTCGTCCTCGGTACCCGCGCGATGGGAAGGTCGATATGACCACGACAGACTCCGGTCCGCCGAGGGCCGCACTACTGCGCGACAGCCTGGTCATGACCGGCCGGACGCTGCGGGTCACGCTGCGCTTCCCGATCGTACTGTTCATGGCAGTGGCTCTACCGGTGATTCTGCTTTTGCTGATGACGGCGAGCTTCGCCACCATCGTGCTGCCGGGACAGGGCTACCGTGCGTACGTCAACTTCGCCCTTCCCCTGTTCGCGGTGATGGGTGTTCTCTACTCGACCCTGGCCACCGGCGCCGCGAGCGTCTCCGACCTACAGTCCGGGTTCGATGCACGGATCCGCACCATGCCGGTCGCCGCAGCGGCGCCGCTCGTCGGCCGGATCGCCGCCGAGGCCGTACGCAACCTGCTGACGATGCTCGTGGTGGTCGCGGTGGGGACGATCATCGGTTTCCGGTTCACCACCGATCCGGTATCGATCGCGGGGTTCTTCCTCCTGCCGCTGGTGTTCTCGGCCGGCCTCGTGTGGCTGGTACTCTCCGTGGCCGTGCGTGCGCGCAGCGCAGAGTCGGTCAGCGCATCCCTCAGCGGCGCCTTCCTCGTCCTGTCGTTCCTGTCCACCGGAATGGTCACGCTGGAGGACCTGCCGGGGTGGGCCCAGCCCATCGCGGCGGTGAACCCGGTGTCACTCATGGTCGAGGCGATGCGGGCGCTGGCGCACGGCGACGGCTCGCCGGGCGGGCCGGCGCTGGGGACACTGGCCTGGGCGGTCGGCCTGACGGTCGTTTTCGCACCGCTGGCCATCCGCGGCTATCGCCGGTGACCGAGGAGCCACCGCGAGGGCGTAGAGCCACACCGCCACGGCCTCGGCAGACCTCTTTTATGGGGGTAGACACCCGAAACTCGGTTAGGTTAGCCTAACCGAGTTTGGAGGGGTTGATGACCACGACGGTGAGCACGGATGTGGAGACAGCGCCCGCGCTGTCGGCGGTGTCGGCTCCGCCGACGGAGGCGGACGCCAGGGCGGAGGCTCGGGCGTCGTCGCAGGCGCTGTCGGAGCTTCTGTCGCCGGCTCGGCCGTCGATCATCCTCGGCGTGGTTCTCCAGGTGTTCGGCTCCATCGCGACGATTGCTCCCTACGTCGCGATCGCCGAGTTGGCAAAGACCTTCCTCGCCGATGGCCAGGTCGATCAGGCGAGGGTCTGGTGGATCTCCGTCGCCGTCGTGGTGGCGCTGCTGGCTCGCATGGTGCTGAGTGGTGCCGCCTTGTCGGTGACGCACTTCGCCGACGCCCGCCTCCAGGGCATCATCCGCACGCGCATCGTGGAGCGACTGGGCCGGGTGCCCCTGGGTTGGTTCACCCGGAACTCGTCGGGGCTGGTGCGCAAGGCGACCCAGAACGACATCAACGACATCCACTACCTCGTCGCCCACGGGGCGGTCGAGACCACCGCGGCGATAGCGGTGCCGCTGGCCGGGCTGGCGTACCTCTTCGTGCTGGACTGGCGACTGGCGCTCGCGGGGATCGCGACCATTCCGATCTACCTGGTGGCGTACGCGGTGATGGCTCGCGGGATGACCGCGAAGATGCTGGAGATGAACCAGGGGATCGCGCGGATCAGCGCGACGATCGTCGAGTTCGTCTCCGGGATCTCGGTGGTGAAGACCTTCGGGCAGGCCGGTCGTGCTCACGCCGCCTACCGCAGGGCCGCGACGGAGTTCGGTGACGCCTACGGCGCGTGGGTACGGCCCATGTTGCGCACCGACGCTCTTGCGACGATCCCGATCTCCGCACCGGCCGTGCTGCTGGTGAACCTGGCCTTCGGCACCTGGTTCGTACGCGCGGGATGGGTCGGCGTCGTCGACGTGGTGACCGCCGCGCTGGTGGCGATGTCGCTGCCAGCGGCGATCATGACGGTGAGTTTCAGCATGCAGGCCCGCCGGGAGGCGGCCGCTGCGGCCAGGCGCATCACCGACCTGCTCACCACCCCCGTGTTGCCCGAGCCGGCCGAGCCACGCTCGCCGGTGTCGGCGGAGGTGCGTTTCGAGGGCGTCGGGTTCAGCTACGACGGGCGACACCGGGTCCTGGAGGATGTCGACCTGACCCTGCCCGCCGGGACGGTCACCGCGCTGGTCGGCCCGTCCGGGTCCGGAAAGACGACCCTGGCGACGCTGGTGGCCCGATTCCATGACGTCGACGAGGGCAGTGTCTCCCTCGGCGGCGTGGACGTGCGGGACATCGCCATTGGCGAGCTCTACCAGCACGTCGGTTTCGTCCTCCAGGACGTGCAACTGTTGCACGCGACGATCGCCGACAACATCCGGCTGGCACGTCCCGAGGCAACCCACGACGAGGTGCGTGACGCCGCGCGGCTGGCCCAGATAGACGATCGAATCCTCGCTCTCCCCCGTGGTTACGACTCCGTCGTCGGCGAGGACGCCCTGCTGTCCGGAGGAGAGGCGCAGCGGGTCTCGATCGCCCGGGCGATCCTCGCCGATCCGCCGATTCTGGTACTCGACGAGGCGACCGCCTTCGCCGACCCGGAGTCCGAGTCCCGCATCCAGACCGCGCTCGCACAGTTGGTCGGCGGTCGCACGTTGCTGGTGATCGCCCACCGGCTCTCCTCGATCGTCGCCGCCGACCAGATCGTCGTCCTCGACCGCGGCCGCATCGCCGAGACCGGCACACACGAGGAGTTGCTCGCCGCCAACGGGACGTACGCGCGGATGTGGCGTGCCCACCAGGAGGGCGCGTACTCGGCCGTGGCCGGAGAGGGAGACCACCGATGATCCGCCAGCTACGCCGCGTCCTCGGACCGGAGCATCAGCGCGAGTACACCCGGTTCCTGGTGTGGGCGAGCGTCTACGGCGTCCTCCAGGGATTCGCGGTGAGCCTGCTCGTCCCGATCGCCCGCAGTCTCGCCGACGGCGACTGGGCGGCCACCTGGCGATGGATCGGCGTCCTCGCGATCGCGGTGATCGGCTGCGGGATCGCGCACTATGTCCAGGCGATGCGCGCCTTCGGCGTGGCACTGGTCGTCCTGCGCACGATGCATCTGAACATCGGAGACCATCTCGTCACGCTCCCGATCGGCTGGTTCGCCGGCAAGACCGGCAGCGTCGCCCAGGTCGCCTCCAAGGGCACGATGGCCGCCGGAAGTGCCGCCGCCCACCTGATGACTCCGGTCGTGATCGGCATGGCGGCCCCCGCCTCGGTGACCGTTTCGATGTTCTTCTTCGACTGGCGGATCGGCGTGGCCCTGCTCGTCGCGGCACCGCTGATCGCGCTGGCGGCACGCATCGCGAGCAGCTTCATCGCAAAGAGCGAACACGCCACACACAGGGCCGCCGCCGAGTCCAGCGAGCGGGTCATCGAGTTCGCCCGCTGCCAACCGGTGCTCCGCGCCTTCGGCCGTACGTCCGACACCGGATACGCACCGCTGCGCGATGCCATCAAGGTTCAGCAGACGGTGGCACGGCGCACCATGGTCGAGTCGGTCCTCGGGCTCGCGCTCAATGGCCTGGCTGTCCAGTTGGTGTTCACCGGCCTCGTCGTCCTCGCCGCCGTCCTCGCACTCGGCGGCGAACTGAGCGGCATCGATCTGCTTGCCCTCCTCGGAGTGGCCACGCGGTTCGTCCAGCCGCTGATGGAGATCGGTGAGTACGGGGGCGCGCTTCGCCAGGTCCGTGGCGAACTGACCCGCATACAGGGCATCATGGACACCCGGCCGCTACCCGAGCCGTCCCAGGCGGCCGCCGTGTCCGCCGCTGGCACAGTCGAGTTCGACCACGTCGATTTCGGCTACGTTCCCGGAACACCCCTGCTCAAGGATCTCAGCCTCACCGTGCCGCCGCGCACCATGACCGCACTCGTCGGGCCATCCGGATCCGGCAAGACCACGATCATCCGGCTCATCGCCCGGTTCTACGACGTCGACGCCGGCACGGTCCGCGTCGGCGGCGTCGACGTACGCGACCAGACAGCCGAGGACCACATGGCTCAACTCGCCCTGGTCTTCCAGGACGTCTACCTCTTCGACGACACGCTGCGCGAGAACATCCGCCTCGGCCGCCCGGACGCGACGGAGGCGGAGATCGACGAAGCCGCACACCTGGCCGGGGTCACCGAGATCGCCGACCGCCTTCCCGCCGGCTGGAACACCCGTGTCGGGGAGGCCGGAAGCGCCCTGTCCGGTGGCGAACGTCAACGCGTCTCGGTCGCCCGTGCGATCCTCAAGCGCGCACCGATCGTGCTACTCGACGAGGCGACCGCCGCTCTCGACCCGGAGAACGAACGGTACTTGCAACGCTCTCTCGAAACTCTCCGCGAGCACGCCACTCTCATCGTCATCGCCCACAGACTCAGCACCGTCGTCAACGCCGACCAGATCATCGTGCTCAACGACCACGGACGCATCGCCGAACGCGGCAGCCACGACGACCTCCTCGCACAGGGCGGGCGGTACGCCGCGTTCTGGCACGAGCGATCCAGCATCCGCGGATGGCGGCTGGCGGCTGGGGCGACGCCTCACACCGGCTCGT from Micromonospora craniellae encodes the following:
- a CDS encoding ABC transporter permease encodes the protein MSADAVVLAGRHLRLMARRPASVLGAVVFPLIFALLFFTVFGRVMERAGYDYVFYLLPAVIVQACFFTAMASAVLSAEDTTGGTLRRLRTMPVNRSAPILGLLTAAVTRAAVSMVVLVPLALALGFRFRGSFLATAGFVVLLLAFAAALCTCFIAMGLALRRVEAVQPAVNLVYFPFLLLSSAFAPASAFPAWLCPVVEHQPVSRVLDASRALADTGVAVARPLLFAGLWLAALTVLGLVLGTRAMGRSI
- a CDS encoding trypsin-like serine peptidase, whose translation is MTHAPRRLRTLAVMLSACTLGLSLLSAPAEAYSAPPLAPQSERAPESEQFVAEGVTTVGELRTVAGTLSYARDGRTQVIHHPGATYVKVHFSSLRLGPGEYVTVASPDGRESHRYDRHLNRATGSDYTTDGRPGFWAMSVEGDTAVVTLHSTRANRGSAATIDQFWRGYDRTEIAAHNFSTQSVCSTDARRDVVCYRTSHPTEFARGNAVARLLISGGGSCTTWRVGNTNRMLTNKHCFSTQSAVSGSEMQFNYQCATCGGANPGPGTKVSGATLYRVSSGGSNQLDYALYSVNNFAAIQGFGTLYLATTATTTGTQMYIPGHGDGSPKRLSIFENAQNGPRCTVRNANYNTWNISYSCDTSGGNSGSPVLDSSHRVIALHHLGGCPSNQGAKAHLIYNEIASLIDNG
- a CDS encoding ABC transporter permease, which codes for MTGRTLRVTLRFPIVLFMAVALPVILLLLMTASFATIVLPGQGYRAYVNFALPLFAVMGVLYSTLATGAASVSDLQSGFDARIRTMPVAAAAPLVGRIAAEAVRNLLTMLVVVAVGTIIGFRFTTDPVSIAGFFLLPLVFSAGLVWLVLSVAVRARSAESVSASLSGAFLVLSFLSTGMVTLEDLPGWAQPIAAVNPVSLMVEAMRALAHGDGSPGGPALGTLAWAVGLTVVFAPLAIRGYRR
- a CDS encoding ABC transporter ATP-binding protein; protein product: MIRQLRRVLGPEHQREYTRFLVWASVYGVLQGFAVSLLVPIARSLADGDWAATWRWIGVLAIAVIGCGIAHYVQAMRAFGVALVVLRTMHLNIGDHLVTLPIGWFAGKTGSVAQVASKGTMAAGSAAAHLMTPVVIGMAAPASVTVSMFFFDWRIGVALLVAAPLIALAARIASSFIAKSEHATHRAAAESSERVIEFARCQPVLRAFGRTSDTGYAPLRDAIKVQQTVARRTMVESVLGLALNGLAVQLVFTGLVVLAAVLALGGELSGIDLLALLGVATRFVQPLMEIGEYGGALRQVRGELTRIQGIMDTRPLPEPSQAAAVSAAGTVEFDHVDFGYVPGTPLLKDLSLTVPPRTMTALVGPSGSGKTTIIRLIARFYDVDAGTVRVGGVDVRDQTAEDHMAQLALVFQDVYLFDDTLRENIRLGRPDATEAEIDEAAHLAGVTEIADRLPAGWNTRVGEAGSALSGGERQRVSVARAILKRAPIVLLDEATAALDPENERYLQRSLETLREHATLIVIAHRLSTVVNADQIIVLNDHGRIAERGSHDDLLAQGGRYAAFWHERSSIRGWRLAAGATPHTGSS
- a CDS encoding ATP-binding cassette domain-containing protein → MTTVVEAEGLVKTFGQVRALNELSLTIEGGTIFGLLGPNGAGKTTAINVFTTLLAAESGRAVVAGHDVAAEPARVREVIGVTGQFAALDDNLTGLENLVLFGRLMKLNRAQARARAKELLDRFDLADAADRRTGTYSGGMRRRLDLAASLTREPVVLFLDEPTTGLDPRSRMALWDTVRHLRDSGITILLTTQYLAEADELADRIAVIDHGRVVAEGTAADLKRRAGGSVCHITLPDAADRERVGGVLAPLGEVSILSDGVSLPADGPETLVAVVQRIEAARSEALSGVQIEDIGLRRPTLDDVFLRLTGAGEAPGVTEPTQAAR
- a CDS encoding DNA alkylation repair protein; amino-acid sequence: MATTADVRQELARLADPARATGVSRYLRMFPGGYGEGDRAIGVTVPQQRRVAGRYWRDLSLADTATLLTGDVHEERLTAVFILVRKFGKADERERGRIVELVLAHTGHLNNWDLVDSCAPYIVGPWLLDKDRDVLDRLAGSRLVWDRRIAVMATLAFIKADDHAWTFRLAERLLRDPHDLVHKAVGWMLREVGKRDRAAEEEFLARHYRAMPRVMLRYAIEKFPPQRRKEYLSGLVA
- a CDS encoding ABC transporter ATP-binding protein codes for the protein MTTTVSTDVETAPALSAVSAPPTEADARAEARASSQALSELLSPARPSIILGVVLQVFGSIATIAPYVAIAELAKTFLADGQVDQARVWWISVAVVVALLARMVLSGAALSVTHFADARLQGIIRTRIVERLGRVPLGWFTRNSSGLVRKATQNDINDIHYLVAHGAVETTAAIAVPLAGLAYLFVLDWRLALAGIATIPIYLVAYAVMARGMTAKMLEMNQGIARISATIVEFVSGISVVKTFGQAGRAHAAYRRAATEFGDAYGAWVRPMLRTDALATIPISAPAVLLVNLAFGTWFVRAGWVGVVDVVTAALVAMSLPAAIMTVSFSMQARREAAAAARRITDLLTTPVLPEPAEPRSPVSAEVRFEGVGFSYDGRHRVLEDVDLTLPAGTVTALVGPSGSGKTTLATLVARFHDVDEGSVSLGGVDVRDIAIGELYQHVGFVLQDVQLLHATIADNIRLARPEATHDEVRDAARLAQIDDRILALPRGYDSVVGEDALLSGGEAQRVSIARAILADPPILVLDEATAFADPESESRIQTALAQLVGGRTLLVIAHRLSSIVAADQIVVLDRGRIAETGTHEELLAANGTYARMWRAHQEGAYSAVAGEGDHR